The following proteins come from a genomic window of Mycosarcoma maydis chromosome 22, whole genome shotgun sequence:
- a CDS encoding uncharacterized protein (related to transcription factor hap3) — protein MSTSTSTSTPIGASTLLDAPISGTCTPVSYASPSPNPASHTHTHSHLHHSTTASNHDTSTPSSTTSIDLSNLASHPTYTALFPDPDLPIANISRIMKRSLPENAKIAKDAKECVQACVSELISFITSEASDKCAAEKRKTINGDDILYAMRVLGFDNYEEVLRVYLSRYRMDQESNPRQKKRAKTGTKIIDDDDDDDDEEDDDDAAEPDLTTRPHSLFHSPAFHHDSSNP, from the coding sequence ATGTCGACATCAACGTCCACTTCGACGCCGATAGGCGCATCTACTTTGCTCGATGCGCCCATTTCTGGGACTTGCACACCAGTCTCGTATGCGTCTCCCTCGCCCAATCCCGcctcacacacacacacacactcgcACCTCCACCACTCCACCACCGCATCGAATCATGACACTTCTACACCATCGTCCACAACCTCGATCGATCTCTCCAACCTCGCCTCGCACCCCACGTACACAGCACTCTTCCCCGACCCGGATCTACCCATAGCCAATATCTCGCGAATCATGAAACGATCGCTACCGGAAAATGCGAAAATCGCAAAGGACGCCAAAGAATGCGTTCAAGCGTGCGTCTCGGAACTGATCAGCTTCATCACCTCTGAAGCCTCGGATAAATGTGCTGCCGAAAAACGAAAGACCATCAACGGCGACGACATCCTCTACGCAATGCGCGTCCTAGGCTTTGACAACTACGAAGAGGTCCTCAGAGTCTACCTCAGCAGATACAGGATGGATCAGGAATCCAATCCAAGACAGAAAAAGAGAGCCAAAACGGGTACAAAgatcatcgacgatgatgacgatgatgacgatgaagaagacgacgacgacgcagcAGAACCAGACCTCACTACCAGACCACACTCGCTTTTCCACAGCCCCGCCTTCCACCATGACTCGTCAAATCCTTGA
- a CDS encoding uncharacterized protein (related to Sno-type pyridoxine vitamin B6 biosynthetic protein SNO1): MAGIGVATGAALSSGINGSNDANATPSPWAASSSSSSSNITVGVLAIQGAFREHASHINRLNTLHPLHTIRSTLVRTPEQLADCDALIIPGGESTAISLGCERIGLLEPLRKWVRDGRPVWGTCAGMIMLAREASGGKKGGQQLIGGVDVRVGRNGFGSQIDSFETGLEIHGLDRPQELFNGVFIRAPVVDALLLPSDLEKVAVDQPTLVKRVDPNTLADSVRTPVTNTNAVPISATADLPANASEPALAKTTIADPALRIVVAPPLYDTSDPISSAQKRPPIEILATLPEPVTTPASPSNRPVSAHVAQRDPRMDVARRPDHDSQIVALRQGNILMTSFHPELTPDTRLHSLFVTKLVIPYKKQLQQH, translated from the coding sequence ATGGCTGGAATCGGTGTGGCAACGGGCGCCGCCCTCAGCAGTGGTATCAATGGCAGCAATGACGCCAATGCCACTCCTTCGCCTTGGGCTGCCTCtagctcctcgtcgtcctccaACATCACTGTCGGtgtgctcgccatccaAGGCGCGTTCCGCGAACATGCTTCTCACATCAATCGACTCAACACGCTGCACCCGCTCCACACCATTCGTAGCACACTCGTGCGTACACCGGAACAACTCGCCGACTGCGATGCGCTCATCATCCCCGGCGGCGAGTCGACCGCGATCTCGCTTGGCTGTGAACGTATCGGTCTGCTGGAGCCTTTGCGCAAATGGGTACGTGACGGACGACCTGTGTGGGGCACATGTGCAGGTATGATCATGCTCGCCCGAGAAGCGAGTGGAGGCAAGAAGGGCGGTCAGCAGTTGATCGGCGGTGTAGACGTACGAGTCGGCAGAAACGGCTTTGGTTCGCAGATCGATTCGTTCGAGACCGGCTTGGAGATCCACGGCTTGGATAGACCCCAAGAGTTATTCAATGGTGTCTTCATTCGAGCCCCCGTAGTGGACGCTTTGTTGTTACCCAGCGATCTCGAAAAGGTGGCTGTCGATCAACCTACGCTCGTCAAACGCGTAGATCCCAACACACTTGCCGACTCAGTCCGCACTCCcgtcaccaacaccaacgccGTACCGATCAGCGCAACAGCAGATTTACCCGCAAATGCCTCTGAACCagcgctcgccaagacgACCATCGCAGACCCAGCACTGCGCATCGTGGTCGCACCTCCGCTCTACGACACCTCGGATCCGATCAGCTCAGCACAAAAGAGACCTCCCATCGAGATCCTTGCCACCCTACCGGAACCCGTGACGACACCCGCATCGCCTTCGAACCGTCCGGTTTCCGCTCATGTAGCGCAGCGCGATCCCAGGATGGACGTGGCGCGCAGACCCGACCACGATTCGCAGATCGTCGCCTTGCGGCAGGGTAACATTCTGATGACCAGCTTCCATCCTGAATTGACTCCAGACACGAGGTTGCACAGTCTTTTTGTCACCAAGCTGGTGATTCCGTacaagaagcagctgcagcagcactaG
- a CDS encoding putative 3,4-dihydroxy-2-butanone 4-phosphate synthase has product MFDSIEDAVADIRAGKFVVVLDDEDRENEGDLIISASLCTTQQMAWFIQHTSGFICIALTPDRIAQLEIPMMVPNNTEKNKTAYTVTVDYKHGTTTGISAHDRALTSRQLADESLSAQADDFTRPGHMNPLRYTQGGVRVRMGHTEASVDLCKLAGLPPAGLLCELVDPDDEDGGIASRDACLKFAKKWGLKVTTIEMLKKYREQKEGELAHDDRQRLADDQVRGVKIDVQKVVPPTTTAA; this is encoded by the coding sequence ATGTTCGATTCGATAGAGGACGCGGTAGCAGACATCCGGGCAGGCAAGTTCGTTGTagtgctcgacgatgaggacCGGGAAAATGAAGGCGACCTCATCATCTCAGCGTCGCTCTGCACAACACAGCAAATGGCATGGTTCATTCAACACACTTCGGGCTTTATCTGCATCGCACTCACGCCGGATCGCATCGCCCAACTCGAAATCCCCATGATGGTGCCCAACAACACGGAGAAGAACAAGACCGCCTACACCGTCACTGTCGACTACAAGCACGGTACCACAACGGGCATCTCTGCGCACGATCGAGCGCTTACCTCGCGCCAATTGGCGGACGAATCGCTCAGCGCGCAAGCTGATGACTTCACAAGACCGGGTCACATGAATCCGCTCAGGTATACACAGGGCGGAGTGAGGGTGAGGATGGGTCATACCGAGGCAAGTGTTGATCTGTGCAAGCTGGCAGGGCTGCCACCGGCAGGGCTTCTATGCGAACTCGTCGACcctgacgacgaggatggagGCATCGCGAGTAGGGACGCGTGTCTCAAGTTTGCCAAAAAGTGGGGGTTGAAGGTCACGACAATTGAGATGCTCAAAAAGTACAGGGAGCAGAAAGAGGGTGAGTTGGCCCACGATGACAGGCAAAGGCTCGCAGACGATCAGGTGAGAGgcgtcaagatcgacgtgCAGAAAGTGGTGCCTCCGACAACAACTGCTGCGTGA
- a CDS encoding uncharacterized protein (related to Tetratricopeptide repeat protein 1) — protein MPPRSRTLDLPVAVNESISLDLDPLPPAEDIQVFLEALAYERPPSKYWSRLATQLSIENRIPEAIQVCAQGVQVLAPHKPAETIPLRGLLAALALKNARKSPKIILNDARYQRLANQQVKDAYYKESSATQSQANVLDPKHHLNQLSRAIFLTTTGQNEGALVLFDVILNQHPRHALALLGKACILLRKRQYAPALKLYQHALEVSILVQQKADTDADKATTLGWSGPDPRVGVGLSLWGLGHHDAARKAWKRAIQVNPNNAAAHLLLGITSLNLVKQTARLVPGTFGAHVERSEDEARELAYTEGMSSLQECWKLDKSNPTAAIVMCEYFINNATQTINNPGPTAQLETAAMAHYATAFKLAEHAIQYAETRIGVNHAQLVYARAYHLASQLSINATLPELRLEAQRYYARVVDDVTRILSSGASGANTANNAQLHLYLSLATLGLAQCQIANRDPLAAINTLDALTSRPANSVSSTQTIELSLLAASLRAQSHPGATASERQADAERARIILDRAIRLIEAAKLDAYGPQALFGHPDEFPSGASAATSAATADSTADVPAALAKASLSIRTEDLSKTALEAIASLGSDPLTRVEFAELLQTEDLARASTAYAEGLELAKAKASTRQSNPDYMDSDDAATDVALVTSLETCLGAVLAIRATDIPSTDVQRQEQRSWLLERSLSLLESAVNAAANAVNTFSASAASGPATTARLEAQRTVDAVKLIASYNLGRANEAAGNVDVARQAYHSLLSAHPEYTDAKVRLAILNVTKPAATAPGPDSVAKFKALRDTTNALLKEALDSDPGNLDTRSTYVCFLAGEFAGSPTPSWVAIKEFTAQLFSSSSKSAVESGRRDAHTLSSLGWTYYQLAVHAAGASAKADRSKNMMRATDLMDKALAADPRCAFAAQGMAILLVEDAFAETVGGTSLTLPTLGGAPEERRKKNADEALAILSKLREMKDDGSVHVCIGHVLMQKDEFERAHKSYELASKRFFNETNAAVIQYVARAEYAIGMKTKSFGSLQSSLAHLEQARDLVIRERGPEHPECRQIEYNYAVTAQKGLQMLFDLQKDRKTAEALREAITAVQRVQPLLVAPVDASAPQQTPLGKEGVLLDAAKRGQLLWMSAEVVEQRGKYGASSLLQRAAQALADQESYEAEIRKQKEAVAAARREKELVREQERIRKQEEYRAQIEQMAEKRKALREEAAKIEYLRETTPEKEPRRRAKRDDVTSGEEDAPDAMAEKGKKRKRGGAGGKKKKGAKKKLDMIESDENDDSEDEGLFGGADSGSESSDANDDEDGDDEIIRNGAKMLAEQGQGETSTTRSGKLSKLSKLAKSKTKSRKSSSKSEAKKKRKSLKRAKARDTDDDDDLDEADADAGLDGHDTDADAVRTQRSRKGVFDESSDEDDDEVDKRKSSAKRTKKARVTNDMIDSDEEMALLNME, from the coding sequence ATGCCGCCTCGCAGCAGGACGCTCGACCTTCCCGTCGCGGTCAACGAGTCGATTTCGCTTGACCTCGACCCTCTCCCTCCTGCAGAGGATATCCAGGTCTTTTTGGAGGCGCTTGCCTACGAACGTCCTCCATCCAAGTACTGGTCTCGCCTCGCAACTCAGCTTTCCATCGAGAACCGTATTCCGGAAGCCATCCAGGTCTGCGCCCAAGGCGTTCAAGTACTCGCCCCTCACAAGCCTGCCGAGACCATCCCGCTTCGTGGCCTCCTTGCCGCTCTTGCGCTCAAGAATGCTAGAAAATCGCCCAAGATCATTCTCAACGATGCACGCTACCAGCGTCTTGCAAACCAGCAGGTCAAGGATGCTTACTACAAAGAGTCTTCCGCCACTCAATCCCAGGCCAACGTCCTGGACCCCAAGCATCATCTCAACCAGCTTTCCAGAGCCATCTTTCTCACGACCACCGGCCAAAATGAAGGCGCTCTAGTCCTTTTTGACGTTATCCTCAACCAGCATCCCAGACATGCGCTCGCTCTGCTCGGAAAAGCTTGCATCCTCTTGCGAAAACGTCAGTATGCTCCCGCGCTCAAACTCTACCAGCACGCTCTCGAGGTCAGCATCCTTGTCCAGCAGAAAGCCGACACCGACGCCGACAAGGCCACCACTCTCGGCTGGAGTGGACCTGACCCTCGTGTCGGTGTCGGTCTCTCTCTCTGGGGGCTCGGCCATCACGATGCTGCCAGAAAGGCGTGGAAGCGCGCCATCCAAGTCAATCCCAACAACGCCGCAGCTCACCTTCTTCTCGGAATCACCAGTCTCAACTTGGTCAAGCAAACTGCCCGACTGGTTCCTGGCACCTTTGGCGCTCACGTCGAGAGatccgaggacgaggctCGCGAGCTTGCTTACACTGAGGGCATGTCCAGCCTGCAGGAATGTTggaagctcgacaagagcAACCCAACCGCCGCCATCGTCATGTGCGAGTACTTTATCAACAATGCTACTCAGACCATTAACAATCCAGGCCCTACTGCTCAGCTAGAGACGGCAGCCATGGCTCACTATGCTACCGCCTTCAAGCTTGCAGAGCATGCCATCCAGTATGCTGAGACACGCATCGGTGTCAACCACGCCCAGCTCGTCTATGCTCGTGCTTATCACCTCGCCTCGCAGCTTTCCATCAATGCCACTCTGCCCGAGCTTCGTCTCGAGGCGCAGCGGTACTACGCACGAGTTGTCGATGACGTAACCCGAATCCTTTCCTCAGGTGCTTCCGGGGCGAACACGGCAAACAACGCTCAGCTCCACCTCTACCTCTCTCTCGCCACGTTGGGCTTGGCTCAGTGTCAGATTGCCAATCGCGATCCTCTAGCGGCAatcaacacgctcgatGCACTCACCTCGAGGCCCGCCAACTCTGTCTCGTCTACGCAGACCATTGAGCTTTCGCTCCTTGCCGCTAGTCTGCGCGCTCAGTCGCATCCTGGTGCCACCGCCTCTGAGCGACAGGCGGATGCAGAGCGCGCGCGTATCATTCTCGATCGCGCAATTCGTCTCATCGAAGCCGCAAAGCTCGACGCTTACGGACCACAGGCTCTCTTTGGCCACCCAGACGAGTTCCCTTCTGGTGCGTCTGCTGCTACTTCGGCTGCTACTGCAGACTCCACGGCCGATGTGCCTGCCGCCCTTGCCAAAGCATCCTTGTCCATCCGCACTGAAGACCTCTCCAAGACGGCGCTCGAGGCTATCGCCAGTCTTGGATCTGACCCTCTCACGCGCGTCGAGTTCGCCGAGCTACTCCAGACCGAAGAccttgctcgagcttcgacCGCCTATGCAGAGGgcctcgagctggccaaagccaaggcaAGCACGCGTCAAAGCAATCCCGATTACATGGACTCGGACGACGCTGCCACCGATGTAGCTCTGGTGACGAGTCTCGAAACATGCCTCGGCGCTGTGCTTGCTATCCGTGCCACCGACATTCCTTCCACTGATGTGCAGCGCCAGGAGCAACGCTCTTGGTTGCTCGAACGATCCCTGTCACTCCTTGAATCAGCCGtcaacgctgctgccaacgctGTCAACACTTTTAGTGCTTCCGCCGCTTCTGGGCCCGCCACAACGGCTCGCCTCGAGGCGCAGAGGACCGTCGATGCCGTCAAGCTCATCGCTTCTTACAACCTCGGTCGTGCCAACGAGGCTGCCGGCAATGTCGACgttgctcgtcaagcttACCATTCACTTTTGAGCGCTCACCCCGAATACACTGACGCCAAAGTTCGTCTTGCGATCCTCAACGTCACCAAGCCTGCGGCCACTGCGCCCGGTCCTGACTCTGTGGCCAAATTCAAAGCGCTGCGCGACACCACCAATGCTCTGTTGAAGGAGGCACTCGACTCGGACCCAGGAAACCTCGATACTCGCTCCACCTACGTCTGCTTCCTCGCTGGCGAATTCGCGGGCAGCCCTACACCTTCGTGGGTGGCCATCAAGGAGTTTACTGCTCAGCTCTTTTCGAGTTCTTCCAAATCCGCTGTTGAAAGCGGTCGTCGTGACGCTCATACGCTTTCATCGCTCGGCTGGACCTACTATCAGCTCGCGGTGCATGCTGCTGGCGCGTCAGCCAAGGCGGACCGCAGCAAAAACATGATGCGAGCTACCGATCTCATGGACAAGGCGCTTGCAGCCGATCCACGCTGCGCCTTCGCCGCTCAGGGTATGGCgatcctgctcgtcgaagaCGCGTTTGCCGAGACGGTGGGGGGCACTTCGCTTACACTTCCTACGCTAGGAGGGGCGCCGGAAGAGCGAAGGAAGAAGAATGCCGACGAAGCGCTTGCGATTCTATCCAAGCTGCGCGAGATGAAGGACGATGGAAGCGTTCATGTTTGCATCGGCCATGTTCTCATGCAGAAGGACGAGTTCGAGCGTGCACACAAGTCGTACGAGCTAGCTTCCAAGCGTTTTTTCAACGAAACCAATGCTGCTGTGATTCAGTACGTGGCGAGGGCCGAATACGCGATCGGGATGAAGACCAAGTCGTTCGGCAGTCTGCAGAGCTCTCTGGCGCATCTTGAACAGGCTCGTGATCTTGTCATCAGGGAGCGTGGCCCTGAACACCCCGAGTGTCGTCAGATCGAGTACAACTATGCGGTGACTGCACAAAAGGGTCTGCAGATGCTATTTGACCTGCAAAAGGATCGCAAGACGGCCGAAGCGCTGCGTGAGGCCATCACGGCTGTGCAGCGTGTTCAGCCGCTGCTTGTTGCACCTGTCGATGCGAGTGCACCTCAACAAACACCGTTGGGCAAGGAAGGTGTGTTGCTCGACGCGGCCAAGCGCGGTCAACTGCTGTGGATGTcagccgaggtggtcgagcagcgaggcaAGTACGGCGCCTCGTCCTTGCTTCAACGAGCCGCTCAGGCCCTCGCTGACCAAGAAAGCTACGAAGCCGAGATACGCAAGCAGAAAGAGGCggttgcagctgcacgtAGAGAGAAGGAACTCGTTCGTGAGCAGGAACGCATCCGCAAACAGGAAGAGTACCgtgcgcagatcgagcagatggCTGAAAAGCGTAAAGCACTGCGTGAAGAAgcggccaagatcgagtaCCTTCGTGAAACCACGCCGGAGAAGGAGCCCAGACGCCGAGCCAAGCGGGACGACGTCACTTCgggcgaagaggatgcGCCCGATGCGATGGCTgagaagggcaagaagcgaAAACGTGGTGGTGCGGgtggcaagaagaagaagggagcaaagaagaagctggACATGATCGAGAGTGACGAGAACGACGATAGCGAGGACGAAGGTCTCTTTGGTGGTGCGGACAGTGGAAGcgaaagcagcgatgcaaacgacgacgaggatggcgatgacgaaATCATCCGAAACGGTGCCAAGATGCTTGCTgaacaaggccaaggtgaGACTAGCACCACTCGCAGCGGCAAATTGTCCAAGCTTTCGAAGCTTGCCAAGTCGAAAACCAAGTCTCGTAAAtcctcgtccaagtcggaagcgaagaagaagcgtAAGAGTCTCAAGCGGGCCAAAGCGCGCGAcacggacgacgacgacgatcttgatgaggcagatgcagatgccgGCTTGGATGGGCACGACACCGATGCCGACGCGGTGCGAACGCAAAGGAGCCGAAAGGGTGTATTTgacgagagcagcgacgaggatgacgacgaggtggacaAGAGAAAGTCTTCGGCAAAGAGGACCAAGAAGGCCCGTGTGACCAACGATATGATTGACAGTGACGAGGAGATGGCGCTTCTCAACATGGAGTAG